Proteins from a genomic interval of Kribbella aluminosa:
- a CDS encoding zinc-binding dehydrogenase, with protein sequence MTTTVNATATAAIWSGVDAGFSVGTLPLPGLRPGEVLVRTELATICGSDLHTINGDRPTPLPTVLGHEAIGHVVATGGDVTAADGAPVSDGDRITWTIGTSCGTCRRCLRGIPQKCLSVRKYGHEAIDDHWKLNGGFGTHVHLVAGTGVVKLPQQLPATVATPANCATATVTCAARRTNLTADDVVVVLGCGMLGLTAVAYARDRGCATVIASDVDPARRELATLFGATTVVEPQDLAAATSKYGADVIFELSGNSRAVQSAFDVVDLGGRIALVGSVSPAPEISFEPSGFVKNLTTVVGSHNYRVDDLVEAVDFLERTAVQQLFADLIPAPYPLADIVPAVATASSSTAPRIAVHFP encoded by the coding sequence ATGACGACGACAGTGAACGCGACCGCCACGGCGGCGATCTGGTCCGGCGTCGACGCCGGCTTCTCCGTCGGCACGCTGCCGTTGCCCGGCCTCCGGCCGGGTGAGGTCCTGGTACGCACCGAGCTGGCGACGATCTGCGGCAGCGACCTGCACACGATCAACGGCGATCGCCCGACCCCACTGCCGACCGTCCTCGGGCACGAGGCCATCGGCCACGTCGTCGCCACGGGAGGCGACGTGACCGCCGCCGACGGAGCACCGGTGAGCGACGGCGACCGCATCACCTGGACGATCGGTACGTCGTGCGGCACCTGTCGCCGGTGTTTGCGCGGCATACCCCAGAAGTGCCTCTCGGTACGCAAGTACGGCCACGAGGCGATCGACGACCACTGGAAGCTCAACGGTGGCTTCGGGACACATGTACACCTCGTCGCGGGAACCGGCGTGGTGAAGCTCCCGCAGCAACTGCCGGCGACCGTCGCGACCCCGGCCAACTGCGCCACCGCGACCGTCACCTGCGCGGCTCGTCGTACCAACCTCACCGCCGACGACGTCGTCGTGGTACTCGGGTGCGGCATGCTCGGACTGACCGCGGTCGCGTACGCCCGCGACCGCGGCTGCGCCACCGTGATCGCCTCCGACGTCGACCCGGCCCGCCGTGAGCTCGCGACGCTCTTCGGCGCCACCACCGTCGTCGAGCCGCAGGACCTCGCCGCCGCGACGAGCAAGTACGGCGCGGACGTCATCTTCGAGCTGTCCGGCAACAGCCGGGCGGTTCAGTCGGCCTTCGACGTGGTCGATCTCGGCGGGCGGATCGCGCTGGTCGGATCGGTGTCGCCGGCGCCAGAGATCAGCTTCGAACCCAGCGGCTTCGTCAAGAACCTCACGACCGTCGTCGGCAGCCACAACTACCGCGTCGACGACCTCGTCGAGGCCGTCGACTTCCTCGAGCGCACCGCCGTGCAGCAGTTGTTCGCCGACCTGATCCCCGCCCCCTACCCGCTGGCCGACATCGTGCCGGCGGTTGCGACCGCCAGCAGCAGCACGGCCCCACGAATCGCCGTCCACTTCCCCTGA
- a CDS encoding extracellular solute-binding protein: protein MRPNILFIHCHDLGRFLGCYGVPTVHTPSLDRLAAESAVFDLAFSAAPHCSPARAALFTGTYPQRNGVLGLTHSPFDWDLNDPSIHLARRLRTAGYRTELIGVHHESRTLPDVEVARRLGFDRVRTDHHHTTVADRAIESVQASARSDEPWYLQVGFHEPHRSPSDRDRPGVMGFLGPDIRPDSSLGVSVPAFLRDDPGAHEEIAELQGAVRRLDDGVGRILTALDSSGLRDDTIVVFTTDHGLALPRAKCTLYDPGLEVALMIRAPGRPAWQGTRVRTQVSHVDVVPTLFDLIDHPVDGVSGSSLTGLVEGRNDTARAVLGQLTHHIYYDPRRSVRTPEFKLIANFSNAPQAMDPTQSWIHRSTPAALAGPAVGSTAPLELYDLTADPAETTNLADEPDHQETVRSLARLLLDWMHREGDPLLAPSTVSPRHQHTLELLNSAVAQGKESHVKRRLFVAATAVVATALSLTGCTSGENSPGDANGKVVLWMYPVIKDPAASKKFWQDATQSFEKAHPGTHLEIQLQTFDKRDAQISAALAAGSGPDIVLITPDQAATYLKVGGLLPVDDAVSASRGRFYPGSLRAATFGGKTYGVPIFQNIFTTAYNTKVFTDAGVALPRTWSDIKAAAPVLARRGVAVMDYAGNPEQTLNMSFYPLVWQAGGRIFSQDGKDVAFDSPQGVAALQFLVDLKKAGGLPADAATEGVAIEGSPMAAGKVGLRQLTSLPELGQLRAALGKQTVVLGRPIAGKAPVTYGGPGLLALTSINKSKNRAAAYQVLEYLSSPTFQKSLIGAAGNFPTRRDVQLDKSTPDLTAMRAALANANPGEPSPASRQVMTILAPHVQAALRGDVTPEEALKQAATEARTALQQS, encoded by the coding sequence ATGAGGCCCAACATCCTCTTCATCCACTGCCACGACCTGGGGCGGTTCCTCGGCTGCTACGGCGTACCGACCGTACACACCCCTAGCCTCGACCGTCTGGCAGCGGAATCCGCCGTCTTCGACCTGGCCTTCTCGGCCGCGCCGCACTGTAGCCCCGCCCGAGCAGCCCTGTTCACCGGCACGTACCCACAACGCAACGGTGTGCTCGGCCTGACGCACAGCCCGTTCGACTGGGACCTGAACGACCCGTCGATCCATCTCGCGCGGCGGCTCCGGACGGCCGGGTATCGCACCGAACTCATCGGCGTCCACCACGAATCACGCACCCTGCCTGACGTCGAGGTCGCCCGGCGTCTCGGCTTCGACCGGGTCCGCACCGACCACCACCACACCACCGTCGCCGACCGTGCGATCGAGTCGGTGCAGGCGTCGGCCCGGAGCGACGAACCGTGGTATCTGCAGGTCGGGTTCCACGAACCGCACCGGTCGCCGTCCGACCGTGACCGTCCGGGCGTGATGGGGTTCCTCGGGCCGGACATCCGGCCGGACAGCAGCCTGGGGGTGTCGGTGCCGGCATTCCTGCGCGACGATCCGGGCGCGCACGAGGAGATCGCGGAACTGCAGGGCGCCGTACGGCGGTTGGACGATGGCGTAGGGCGGATCCTCACCGCCCTCGACAGCTCCGGGCTTCGCGACGACACGATCGTGGTCTTCACCACCGATCACGGGCTGGCATTGCCGCGCGCCAAGTGCACCCTGTACGACCCTGGCCTGGAGGTCGCCTTGATGATCCGGGCGCCGGGACGGCCCGCCTGGCAAGGCACCCGCGTCCGTACGCAGGTCAGCCATGTCGACGTCGTACCCACCCTGTTCGACCTGATCGATCACCCGGTCGACGGCGTCAGCGGCTCCAGCCTGACCGGCCTCGTCGAGGGCCGCAACGACACCGCACGCGCGGTCCTCGGGCAACTCACCCACCACATCTACTACGACCCCCGCAGATCAGTGCGGACCCCTGAGTTCAAACTGATCGCCAACTTCTCCAACGCCCCACAGGCAATGGACCCGACCCAGTCGTGGATACATCGGAGCACCCCCGCCGCGTTGGCCGGGCCGGCAGTCGGATCGACTGCTCCGCTCGAGCTCTACGACCTCACCGCAGATCCTGCGGAAACGACGAACCTGGCCGACGAACCGGACCACCAGGAAACCGTCCGCTCACTCGCCCGGCTGCTCCTCGACTGGATGCACCGCGAGGGCGATCCACTGCTGGCCCCTTCCACCGTCAGCCCCCGACACCAGCACACCCTCGAACTGCTGAACTCCGCAGTTGCCCAAGGCAAGGAGAGCCACGTGAAACGACGCCTCTTCGTGGCCGCGACAGCCGTCGTGGCCACGGCACTCAGCCTCACCGGCTGCACCTCCGGCGAGAACTCGCCGGGAGATGCAAACGGCAAGGTGGTCCTCTGGATGTACCCGGTCATCAAGGATCCGGCCGCCAGCAAGAAGTTCTGGCAGGACGCGACGCAGAGCTTCGAGAAGGCACATCCTGGCACGCACCTGGAGATCCAGCTGCAGACCTTCGACAAGCGCGACGCACAGATCTCCGCCGCACTCGCCGCCGGCTCCGGCCCCGACATCGTCCTCATCACGCCCGACCAAGCAGCGACGTACCTCAAGGTGGGCGGCTTGCTCCCCGTTGACGACGCCGTCTCCGCGTCGCGCGGTCGGTTCTACCCGGGCTCTCTGCGGGCGGCGACCTTCGGCGGCAAGACCTACGGCGTACCGATCTTCCAGAACATCTTCACCACCGCCTACAACACCAAGGTCTTCACCGACGCGGGCGTCGCGCTCCCGCGTACCTGGTCCGACATCAAGGCGGCGGCGCCGGTCCTGGCGCGCCGGGGCGTGGCCGTCATGGACTATGCCGGAAACCCCGAGCAGACATTGAACATGTCGTTCTATCCCCTCGTCTGGCAGGCGGGCGGGCGAATCTTTAGTCAGGACGGCAAGGACGTCGCCTTCGACTCACCGCAAGGCGTTGCCGCACTGCAGTTCCTCGTCGACCTGAAGAAGGCCGGTGGGCTGCCGGCTGACGCGGCGACCGAGGGGGTCGCGATCGAAGGCTCGCCGATGGCCGCGGGCAAGGTCGGGCTCCGGCAGCTGACCTCGTTGCCCGAGCTCGGCCAGCTCCGCGCAGCGCTCGGCAAGCAGACCGTGGTCCTGGGCCGGCCGATCGCCGGGAAGGCACCCGTCACGTACGGCGGTCCCGGTCTGCTCGCCCTGACCTCGATCAACAAGAGCAAGAACCGCGCCGCGGCGTACCAGGTCCTCGAGTACCTCAGTTCGCCCACGTTCCAGAAGTCCCTGATAGGGGCTGCAGGCAACTTCCCGACCCGCAGAGACGTGCAGCTCGACAAGTCGACACCGGACCTGACGGCGATGCGGGCCGCCCTGGCGAATGCGAATCCCGGTGAGCCGTCACCTGCGTCGCGTCAGGTGATGACGATCCTCGCACCGCACGTCCAGGCCGCCCTCCGTGGAGATGTCACCCCCGAGGAAGCCCTCAAGCAGGCCGCCACCGAAGCACGTACGGCGCTGCAACAGTCCTGA
- a CDS encoding carbohydrate ABC transporter permease, with protein sequence MSTQTPSRRREAITGLLFLLPVLVIFGAFKFIPILGAAGMSLTRYRLNGDVTFIGGDNYARLLADANFWHSVGVTFLYVALFVPATIVVSLGGAMLLNAVAGGATGIFRALLFVPYLCSFVLAGIVWSWIFRTDGPVNAALHELQLGPVHFLTGKQLLVLASLAVVSVWKGFGYSMLVFLAGLKAQPAEVYEAAVLDGASPRQVFLRITLPLLKPVFFFVLVMETIIGFQVFDTIYVMTGGGPARASFSITYFLYDAGFKFLDFGYAAAIGVALFLIVLVLSILQRRWLEEKETA encoded by the coding sequence ATGTCCACCCAAACACCGTCACGACGTCGTGAGGCGATCACCGGTCTCTTGTTCCTGCTGCCCGTTCTGGTGATCTTCGGCGCGTTCAAGTTCATCCCGATCCTCGGTGCCGCCGGCATGAGCCTCACGCGGTACCGGCTGAACGGCGACGTGACATTCATCGGCGGCGACAACTACGCGCGACTCCTGGCCGACGCGAACTTCTGGCACTCGGTCGGCGTCACGTTCCTGTACGTCGCCCTGTTCGTGCCGGCCACGATCGTCGTGTCGCTCGGCGGCGCCATGCTGCTCAATGCCGTGGCAGGCGGCGCGACCGGGATCTTCCGAGCCCTGCTGTTCGTCCCCTACCTCTGTTCGTTCGTACTCGCCGGAATCGTCTGGTCCTGGATCTTCCGGACCGACGGCCCGGTGAACGCGGCCCTCCACGAGCTCCAGTTGGGACCCGTGCATTTCCTGACCGGGAAACAGTTGCTGGTGCTGGCGAGTCTGGCGGTCGTCTCGGTCTGGAAGGGCTTCGGATACTCGATGCTCGTCTTCCTCGCCGGCCTGAAGGCGCAACCGGCGGAGGTCTACGAGGCCGCGGTCCTCGACGGCGCATCGCCGCGCCAGGTCTTCCTCCGGATCACGTTGCCGCTGCTGAAGCCGGTGTTCTTCTTCGTGCTGGTGATGGAGACGATCATCGGCTTCCAGGTCTTCGACACGATCTACGTGATGACCGGCGGCGGACCGGCCCGGGCGAGCTTCAGCATCACCTACTTCCTCTACGACGCGGGCTTCAAGTTCCTCGACTTCGGGTACGCCGCCGCGATCGGCGTCGCGCTGTTCCTCATCGTCCTCGTCCTGTCGATCCTCCAGCGGCGCTGGCTCGAGGAGAAGGAAACGGCATGA
- a CDS encoding LysR family transcriptional regulator — MFSITQLEILVRVVDEGSFSAAAKSLYMSQPAVSNHIRQLERSLGVSLVQRGPHGAQPTPAGAVVVGHAREVLAMLDRLEHATAGYRGLDTGQLVVAGTTTLGTYLLPRLISEFTTRAPKVSCQIRVGNEDTVESWLLAGEVGLGLCAATPTAEALRSEPVLTEDMVLVAPAGFALQDRPITAADIATSRFLLREPGSATRRLQEQSLRAWGLDQVETWDLWGSDTVKEAVQQGLGLAVLSEHVVRREVEVGFLVCLDISPAPPLRKVSLVRRADRILTPPEDAFTALVRATAEWPG; from the coding sequence ATGTTCAGTATCACCCAGCTGGAGATCCTGGTGCGCGTCGTCGACGAAGGCAGCTTCTCCGCGGCGGCGAAGTCGCTCTACATGAGCCAGCCGGCCGTTTCCAACCACATCCGGCAACTGGAGCGAAGCCTCGGCGTGAGCCTGGTCCAGCGCGGTCCGCACGGCGCGCAGCCCACCCCCGCGGGCGCGGTCGTGGTGGGGCATGCGCGCGAGGTTCTCGCCATGCTGGACCGGCTCGAGCACGCGACCGCCGGGTACCGCGGGCTCGACACCGGGCAGCTCGTGGTGGCCGGAACCACGACCCTGGGCACCTATCTGCTGCCGCGGCTGATCAGCGAGTTCACGACCCGCGCACCCAAGGTGTCGTGCCAGATCCGGGTCGGGAACGAGGACACGGTCGAGTCGTGGCTGCTGGCGGGCGAGGTCGGCCTCGGGCTGTGCGCAGCCACCCCGACGGCCGAGGCGCTGCGCAGCGAACCCGTGCTGACCGAGGACATGGTCCTGGTGGCGCCGGCCGGTTTCGCGCTGCAGGATCGCCCGATTACCGCGGCCGACATCGCCACGAGTCGCTTCCTGCTGCGAGAGCCGGGATCGGCGACCCGAAGGCTGCAGGAGCAGTCCCTACGCGCCTGGGGCCTGGATCAGGTCGAGACTTGGGACCTGTGGGGCTCGGACACAGTCAAGGAGGCCGTGCAGCAAGGACTCGGCCTGGCCGTCCTGTCCGAGCACGTCGTACGCCGTGAGGTCGAAGTCGGCTTCCTGGTGTGCCTCGACATCAGCCCAGCCCCGCCGCTCCGTAAGGTCTCGCTCGTCCGCCGCGCCGACCGCATTCTGACCCCACCGGAAGACGCGTTCACCGCCCTGGTCCGCGCAACTGCCGAATGGCCCGGCTGA
- a CDS encoding hydroxyacid dehydrogenase: METHCGTDLAGGPGILLAVDEPERGAFFPATARQALDELGRVRVTTTAALQDLGAFGKTMARVEILVSAWGFPCITADRLALAPRLRFVAHAASSLRSITGPDFWQRGIPISQAGDAMAPAVAELALTYSLALLRRVPRLDHGLRRKGGWERARKIPRARELRGARVTVVGASRTGRAYIAAVRALGAEVRVYDPYLPPGDPLAPYAADLATLLPRTDVLSIHAPGIPETHHLIDAHALALLPDGAGVVNTARASIIDLDALYDEVSSGRLDAALDVFDSEPLPAGDRWTRLPNVLVSPHVAGATRESRLRAGQIVIDEIRRHLDGRPLEHAVTPAALARMA; the protein is encoded by the coding sequence ATGGAGACACACTGCGGAACGGATCTCGCGGGCGGGCCAGGCATCCTGCTCGCGGTCGACGAGCCCGAGCGAGGCGCCTTCTTCCCGGCGACCGCACGGCAGGCGCTCGACGAACTGGGCCGCGTCCGCGTCACCACCACGGCTGCACTCCAGGACCTCGGTGCGTTCGGGAAGACGATGGCCCGGGTGGAGATCCTCGTGTCGGCCTGGGGATTCCCATGTATCACCGCCGACCGGCTCGCACTGGCGCCGCGGCTGCGGTTCGTCGCACATGCGGCGTCGTCGTTGAGGTCGATCACCGGACCCGACTTCTGGCAGCGCGGCATCCCGATCTCGCAGGCAGGCGACGCGATGGCGCCGGCCGTCGCCGAACTGGCGCTCACTTACTCCCTGGCACTCCTGCGACGCGTCCCCCGCCTGGATCATGGCCTCCGGAGAAAGGGCGGCTGGGAGCGCGCCAGGAAGATCCCTCGCGCCCGGGAGCTCCGTGGAGCCAGGGTTACGGTCGTCGGCGCGTCCCGAACGGGCCGTGCCTACATCGCGGCGGTCCGTGCCCTGGGCGCGGAGGTCCGCGTCTACGATCCTTACCTGCCACCCGGGGACCCGCTGGCGCCGTACGCGGCCGATCTCGCGACCCTGCTGCCGCGCACCGACGTACTCTCGATCCACGCACCGGGCATTCCCGAGACGCACCACCTGATCGACGCGCACGCGCTCGCCCTGCTGCCGGACGGCGCCGGGGTCGTCAACACCGCCCGTGCCTCGATCATCGACCTGGACGCCTTGTACGACGAGGTCTCGTCAGGGCGGCTGGATGCGGCCCTGGACGTGTTCGACAGCGAACCGCTCCCGGCCGGCGATCGCTGGACCCGGCTCCCGAACGTGCTCGTCTCACCGCACGTCGCGGGCGCGACCCGCGAATCACGCCTCCGCGCGGGGCAGATCGTCATCGACGAGATCCGCCGGCACCTCGATGGCCGGCCGCTCGAGCACGCGGTCACCCCCGCCGCACTCGCGAGAATGGCCTGA
- a CDS encoding aldehyde dehydrogenase family protein produces the protein MSLDFKVRADHLLNYVNGTWTLSSDGHTRPNLNPADTDDLIGEFTESVTADVTAAVDAAEAAQPAWDAIGPIERAKVLARASRLIEDRIDDLAAAITREQGKRLSEARGEVTRGLAILDFHVGEARRMNGETTAAEEPRTIVLTFRRPIGVVGLITPWNFPLTIPIWKVAPALLSGCTAVLKPSPLTPLTAALLVQAFHDAGVPAGVLNLVQGDREAGEALVGDERIAGISFTGSLPVGQAINRAGAGRLLRTQLELGGKNALIVLADADLDAACDAIIHGAYGQSGQRCSATSRVIVDRAVHDELMARLAPRVRAMKIGPGDQPDADIGPVVNDERHQACLHAIEQAVADGAEVLAGGGAAELATPGYFVQPTLLDNVAWNSELAQEEVFGPVLSVITCDGYDDAMRISNSVKYGMSGTIFTQNPALMFQALQDFQAGMLHVNRPGVGAYSHLPHMGAKASQLGAPECSPDVWNFYTDLRSACIRY, from the coding sequence GTGAGCCTCGACTTCAAGGTCCGGGCGGACCACCTGCTCAACTACGTCAACGGGACGTGGACACTGAGCAGCGATGGACACACCCGCCCGAACCTCAACCCCGCCGACACCGACGACCTGATCGGAGAGTTCACCGAGTCCGTCACGGCCGACGTCACCGCCGCGGTCGACGCCGCCGAGGCGGCCCAGCCGGCGTGGGACGCGATCGGCCCCATCGAGCGGGCCAAGGTCCTCGCCAGGGCGTCCCGGCTGATCGAGGATCGCATCGACGACCTCGCCGCGGCGATCACCCGTGAGCAGGGCAAGCGGCTGAGCGAGGCCCGCGGCGAAGTGACCCGCGGGCTCGCGATCCTCGACTTCCACGTGGGCGAGGCCCGCCGGATGAACGGCGAGACCACCGCAGCCGAGGAGCCGCGGACGATCGTGCTGACCTTCCGGCGCCCGATCGGCGTCGTCGGACTGATCACGCCGTGGAACTTCCCGCTCACCATCCCGATCTGGAAGGTCGCCCCGGCCCTGCTCTCCGGATGTACGGCGGTCCTCAAGCCGTCCCCGCTGACCCCGCTGACGGCTGCCCTGCTCGTCCAGGCGTTCCACGACGCGGGCGTACCGGCCGGCGTACTGAATCTCGTGCAGGGCGACCGCGAGGCCGGCGAGGCACTCGTCGGCGACGAGCGGATCGCCGGCATCTCCTTCACCGGATCGCTACCCGTTGGCCAGGCCATCAACCGGGCCGGCGCCGGGCGCCTCCTGCGCACCCAGCTCGAACTCGGCGGCAAGAACGCGCTCATCGTCCTGGCCGACGCCGACCTCGACGCAGCCTGCGACGCCATCATCCACGGCGCCTACGGCCAGTCAGGACAACGCTGCTCGGCCACCAGCCGAGTCATCGTCGACCGCGCCGTACACGACGAGCTGATGGCCCGGCTGGCTCCGCGGGTCCGCGCCATGAAGATCGGGCCTGGCGACCAGCCGGACGCCGACATCGGCCCGGTCGTCAACGACGAGCGGCACCAGGCCTGCCTGCACGCGATCGAGCAGGCAGTTGCCGACGGCGCCGAAGTGCTTGCCGGCGGCGGGGCAGCCGAACTCGCCACCCCGGGGTACTTCGTCCAGCCGACCCTGCTCGACAACGTCGCCTGGAACTCCGAACTCGCCCAGGAGGAAGTCTTCGGGCCCGTCCTGTCGGTCATCACCTGCGACGGGTACGACGACGCGATGCGGATCAGCAACTCGGTGAAGTACGGCATGTCCGGAACGATCTTCACCCAGAACCCCGCGCTGATGTTCCAGGCCCTGCAGGACTTCCAGGCGGGCATGCTGCACGTGAACCGCCCCGGCGTGGGCGCATACTCCCACCTGCCACACATGGGCGCCAAGGCCTCCCAGCTCGGCGCACCGGAGTGCTCGCCCGACGTCTGGAACTTCTACACCGACCTCCGCTCGGCCTGCATCAGATATTGA
- a CDS encoding ROK family transcriptional regulator yields the protein MNSTRTRVGSKQLIREINEALVLDAVRSGGVISRSAIVRSTGLSAATVTGIAGRLVGLGLLTEVDELRGTGGRPARLLGLGREAVFAVGVRLSADAVLAVLVDLHGDVVARQDERLAALDVDTAVRTITRAVKGVSKSVGNKVIGIGVAVSGVVDRAGGVVRHSGSLGWEDVGFAAQLGTALDLPVTVDSYANSFANGLLQYGTEFSGRDLVVYSIGVSLGAAVVVAGRIHRGHNGTAGGFAHTRVFAAGAPSRPCHCGSSDCLEAWASRWGMEREAQRNELSWNDVTKATSPVRARIVEAAAGRLALGIAASSKALGPETIVIATTLEADLPELATATIARLQAEYEHEPYPAPAMHHAAADGETLARGVAYEVLDGVFSPFR from the coding sequence GTGAACTCGACTCGGACCCGGGTAGGAAGCAAGCAGTTGATTCGTGAGATCAACGAGGCACTGGTCCTCGACGCCGTCCGCTCCGGCGGCGTGATCTCACGCTCGGCGATCGTGCGGTCGACCGGCCTGAGTGCCGCCACGGTGACCGGTATCGCCGGTCGCCTCGTCGGGCTCGGCCTGCTAACCGAGGTGGACGAGCTCCGCGGCACCGGCGGCCGGCCGGCCCGGCTGCTCGGCCTCGGCCGGGAGGCCGTGTTCGCCGTCGGGGTGCGGCTGTCGGCCGACGCCGTACTGGCTGTTCTCGTCGACCTGCACGGCGACGTCGTGGCGCGACAAGACGAGCGCCTCGCCGCGCTGGATGTGGACACCGCCGTGCGGACGATCACCCGGGCCGTGAAAGGCGTCTCGAAAAGCGTTGGAAACAAGGTGATCGGAATCGGCGTCGCGGTGTCGGGCGTCGTCGATCGAGCCGGCGGCGTGGTCCGCCACTCGGGATCGCTCGGCTGGGAGGACGTTGGCTTCGCAGCGCAACTCGGGACGGCGCTCGACCTGCCGGTGACCGTGGACAGTTATGCGAACAGCTTCGCGAACGGTCTGCTCCAGTACGGCACGGAGTTCAGTGGTCGCGACCTCGTCGTCTACAGCATCGGCGTGAGCCTCGGTGCAGCCGTCGTCGTCGCGGGCCGCATCCACCGAGGGCACAACGGCACCGCCGGCGGTTTCGCGCATACCCGTGTCTTCGCTGCCGGAGCCCCCTCGCGGCCGTGCCACTGTGGATCCTCGGACTGCTTGGAGGCGTGGGCGTCGCGCTGGGGGATGGAGCGCGAGGCGCAACGTAACGAGCTGTCGTGGAACGACGTGACCAAGGCCACCTCGCCGGTCAGAGCACGGATCGTCGAGGCGGCGGCCGGCAGGTTGGCGCTGGGCATCGCCGCATCCTCGAAGGCACTCGGCCCGGAGACGATCGTGATCGCGACCACTCTGGAGGCCGACCTGCCGGAACTCGCGACGGCAACGATCGCCCGTCTCCAGGCGGAGTACGAACACGAACCGTATCCCGCACCGGCGATGCATCACGCCGCCGCCGACGGCGAGACCCTGGCCAGGGGTGTCGCCTACGAGGTGCTCGACGGCGTCTTCAGTCCTTTTCGGTGA
- a CDS encoding MFS transporter: MSSTLDPSTGNLPAEPVSDASFRRLAWRMLLAAMFCYLFFYTGRQAFGFAITGIQKDFGWTKATIGTISGIALWSYAIGQMVNGNLADKFGGRRLMALGAVLSTCLCIIASFMTSPAGMAVALGANGFVQAMGWSAGGRVISNWWSHKERGKSFGFYTLAAGSSSVLVYVTSTLTITSFGLDWQWLFRLPVLLMLVGGITFFVLARDTPRSAGITPPRSFTHDTDDVAYDAAETIASKSTDRYKTVLGIPRIWITGVAIGFQNAARYGLLIWVPVYFLGDNWKKTDHAVWITVALPVGMAVGALVNGQLSDRLFGSRRDRPIMLFMVLGALSSLGMWALHPGVGLGIVLLFLAGFFVYGPQSSFWALCPDLAGKVMAGTAVGVVNFFAYLFAGAAEPIIGRIMDHNGGDAGLIFLIVAISCTASAAVASTIRR; this comes from the coding sequence ATGTCCAGCACACTAGACCCCAGCACCGGCAACCTGCCGGCCGAACCCGTCTCCGACGCCTCCTTCCGGCGCCTCGCCTGGCGGATGTTGCTAGCGGCAATGTTCTGCTACCTGTTCTTCTACACCGGCAGACAGGCCTTCGGCTTCGCGATCACCGGCATCCAGAAAGACTTCGGCTGGACCAAGGCGACCATCGGGACGATCAGCGGCATCGCCCTCTGGTCGTACGCGATCGGCCAAATGGTCAACGGCAACCTCGCGGACAAGTTCGGCGGCCGCCGGCTGATGGCTCTCGGCGCGGTCCTGTCGACGTGTCTGTGCATCATCGCCAGCTTCATGACCTCGCCGGCCGGCATGGCCGTCGCGCTCGGGGCCAACGGCTTCGTGCAGGCGATGGGCTGGTCGGCAGGCGGCCGGGTGATCTCCAACTGGTGGAGCCACAAGGAGCGGGGCAAGAGCTTCGGCTTCTACACACTCGCGGCCGGCTCGTCCTCGGTCCTCGTCTATGTCACCTCGACCTTGACGATCACCTCGTTCGGCCTGGACTGGCAGTGGCTGTTCCGGCTCCCGGTGCTGCTGATGCTCGTCGGCGGGATCACCTTCTTCGTCCTGGCGCGAGACACGCCGCGGAGCGCCGGGATCACGCCGCCGCGATCGTTCACCCACGACACCGACGACGTCGCGTACGACGCGGCCGAGACCATTGCGTCCAAGTCGACGGACCGCTACAAGACCGTGCTCGGGATCCCACGGATCTGGATCACCGGCGTCGCGATCGGCTTCCAGAACGCCGCTCGTTACGGCCTGCTGATCTGGGTCCCGGTGTACTTCCTCGGCGACAACTGGAAGAAGACCGACCACGCCGTCTGGATCACCGTCGCCCTGCCCGTCGGCATGGCGGTCGGTGCCCTCGTCAACGGTCAACTCTCCGACCGCCTCTTCGGCTCGCGTCGCGACCGCCCGATCATGCTCTTCATGGTGCTCGGCGCACTCAGCTCCCTCGGGATGTGGGCCCTGCACCCCGGCGTCGGCCTCGGTATCGTCCTGCTGTTCCTCGCCGGCTTCTTCGTCTACGGTCCGCAGTCGTCGTTCTGGGCACTCTGCCCGGACCTCGCCGGAAAGGTGATGGCCGGCACGGCGGTGGGCGTGGTCAACTTCTTCGCCTACCTGTTCGCCGGCGCCGCCGAACCCATCATCGGCCGCATCATGGACCACAACGGCGGTGACGCCGGGCTGATCTTCCTGATCGTGGCGATCAGTTGCACTGCCAGCGCGGCCGTGGCCTCAACCATCCGACGCTGA